The genomic interval AGGACAGGCCGTTACAGAGGGCCAGACGGTGCCGTTCTCGCTCTCGTTTGGGCCAATGTCGAGTTCCGGCCAGTCAGTGCCGCTGAAAATCGCGAGTACGTCGCCGAGCGGAACGGTTGTCATCACCGACTCGACGAACATCGAGATTTCGGAGACGCCGGCCGAACAGGTCAGTTCCGGCGGCCCCGGCGCGTCCCCTGAGGGCGTTCCGGACGTTACCTACGAGGACATCGGTGGTCTGGACAACGAACTCGATCAGGTCCGCGAGATGATCGAGTTGCCGATGCGCCACCCCGAACTGTTCCAGCAGTTAGGAATCGAGCCCCCAAAGGGCGTCCTCCTGCACGGCCCACCAGGGACCGGGAAGACGCTGATGGCCAAGGCAGTCGCCAACGAAATCGATGCCCACTTCGAGACGATCTCCGGCCCGGAGATTATGTCGAAGTACTACGGTGAGTCAGAAGAGCAGCTGCGAGAAGTGTTCGAAGAAGCAGAAGAGAACGCTCCCGCGATTATCTTCATCGACGAACTCGACTCCATTGCCGCCAAGCGCGAAGAGGCCGGTGGCGACGTCGAACGCCGCGTTGTCGCGCAACTGCTCTCGCTGATGGACGGCTTGGAAGAACGCGGGCGTGTCACCGTCATCGCTGCAACGAATCGGGTTGACGATATCGATCCCGCACTTCGGCGCGGCGGTCGCTTCGACCGCGAGATCGAGATCGGCGTTCCCGACAAAGACGGCCGGAAGGAGATCCTGCAGGTCCACACCCGCGGGATGCCCCTGACCGACTCGATCGATCTCGACCGCTACGCCGAGAACACCCACGGCTTCGTCGGTGCCGACCTCGAGTCGCTTGCTCGAGAGGGCGCAATGAACGCCCTCCGTCGGATCCGCCCCGACCTCGATCTCGAGGAAGACGAGATCGACGCCGAAGTTCTCGAGACCCTGCGTGTGACCGAGGGAGACTTCAAAGAAGCCATCAAGGGAATTCAGCCCTCGGCGATGCGAGAAGTCTTCGTCGAGGTCCCGGACATCACCTGGAACGATGTCGGCGGTCTCGAAGACACCAAAGAACGTCTGCGCGAGACGATCCAGTGGCCACTCGATTACCCCGAGGTCTTCGAGCAGATGGACATGCAGGCCGCGAAGGGCGTCCTCATGTACGGCCCACCCGGCACGGGGAAGACGCTACTCGCGAAAGCAGTCGCCAACGAGGCTCAGTCGAACTTCATCTCGATCAAGGGCCCCGAACTGCTGAACAAGTACGTCGGCGAGTCCGAGAAGGGTGTCCGCGAGGTCTTCGAGAAGGCCCGGTCGAACGCCCCGACCGTGATCTTCTTCGACGAAATCGACTCCATCGCGGGCGAACGCGGCCAGGGACAAACCGACTCCGGCGTCGGCGAGCGCGTCGTCTCACAACTCCTGACCGAACTCGACGGACTCGAGGAACTCGAGGACGTCGTCGTCATCGCGACGACCAACCGGCCAGACCTGATCGACAGCGCGCTGTTGCGCCCCGGCCGACTCGACCGCCACGTCCACGTTCCGGTGCCAGACGAAGACGGGCGCAAGCGGATCTTCGAGGTCCACACCCGCAACAAGCCGTTGGCCGATGCCGTCGACCTCGAGTGGCTCGCCAGCGAGACGGAAGGCTACGTGGGTGCCGACATCGAAGCAGTCTGTCGCGAGGCGTCGATGGCTGCCAGCCGCGAGTTCATCAACTCGGTCGATCCCGAGGAGATGACCGAGACGATCGGTAACGTCCGCATCAGCACGGATCACTTCGAGCACGCCCTCGAAGAGGTCAACGCAAGCGTAACGCCAGAGACGCGCGAGCAATACGAAGAGATCGAAGCGGAGTTCGACACGGCCGAGCCACAACAAGAAGATCAACTCGGTCGAACGTTCCAGTAACGCCTCGCCAATCGTCGTGAGCGTCCTGACTCACACTTTTGTTCCGAGCATTGATCAGAACCGATAAGGGACACGCTCACTCGAGATCTGTGTGCTCTTTTTGTACTGGCGAAACAGTCACAGCGCCATCGCCGTCGACCGTGACGCGACACGCTTGGTACTCGAACGTGATCTCGAGGTCGGTTGTCGAGGGATCTTCGACGAGGCGTTGTAAGGCGTCCGGATCGACAGCATGGTACAACGGTTCTGCAGGATGAAACGGTTGTGTCCCATGCACTACAGACACGCCATCGACGATTCGCTTGACCAACGAGTCGGACGGGTCGGAAGCCGGACGCTGTGTTGACATTGGCCCAGATACGGTCATCCAAGCCCTAAAAGTGTCGGAAATAATAAAATTTTTGGATTTCACACTAGAAACGCCCAAATTCTCCCCTCAGAGCGGATATGGTGGCCGATATTCGGCTTACAGGCATTACTTGGTATATTGTTCACCGAAGTGGTTGAACGATTGGCCGCTTTCAGCCACGACAACCCCTGTGTTTGATATTTCAATTCCAAGTTCATTCAGCTCTGCGACGGCCTCTTCGGCCCTGTCTTGCGTTTGTGTAATCAATTCAATATGGACGTTATCGGTGTCTGCCATCAGTTCAGTGACCGAAATGACGTTATCAACGGTGGCGATGCATTCAATCGTCTGCTCGCGGTCGTCCTCGAGAATCGTGCCGACGAGCAGCATGTGGTGTTCGAATCCAGCCGTTTCGTAGTCGATAA from Natronolimnobius sp. AArcel1 carries:
- a CDS encoding CDC48 family AAA ATPase; protein product: MKLTVKPLKQKDAGRGLAAIDRVSMRELDLENGDYIVIDGGGDSQSVARVWPGYPEDEGRGIVRIDGRLRQEANVGIDDRVEIEPADVNPAQSVTVALPQNLRIRGDIGPLVRDKLSGQAVTEGQTVPFSLSFGPMSSSGQSVPLKIASTSPSGTVVITDSTNIEISETPAEQVSSGGPGASPEGVPDVTYEDIGGLDNELDQVREMIELPMRHPELFQQLGIEPPKGVLLHGPPGTGKTLMAKAVANEIDAHFETISGPEIMSKYYGESEEQLREVFEEAEENAPAIIFIDELDSIAAKREEAGGDVERRVVAQLLSLMDGLEERGRVTVIAATNRVDDIDPALRRGGRFDREIEIGVPDKDGRKEILQVHTRGMPLTDSIDLDRYAENTHGFVGADLESLAREGAMNALRRIRPDLDLEEDEIDAEVLETLRVTEGDFKEAIKGIQPSAMREVFVEVPDITWNDVGGLEDTKERLRETIQWPLDYPEVFEQMDMQAAKGVLMYGPPGTGKTLLAKAVANEAQSNFISIKGPELLNKYVGESEKGVREVFEKARSNAPTVIFFDEIDSIAGERGQGQTDSGVGERVVSQLLTELDGLEELEDVVVIATTNRPDLIDSALLRPGRLDRHVHVPVPDEDGRKRIFEVHTRNKPLADAVDLEWLASETEGYVGADIEAVCREASMAASREFINSVDPEEMTETIGNVRISTDHFEHALEEVNASVTPETREQYEEIEAEFDTAEPQQEDQLGRTFQ
- a CDS encoding HalOD1 output domain-containing protein yields the protein MSTQRPASDPSDSLVKRIVDGVSVVHGTQPFHPAEPLYHAVDPDALQRLVEDPSTTDLEITFEYQACRVTVDGDGAVTVSPVQKEHTDLE
- a CDS encoding Lrp/AsnC family transcriptional regulator, coding for MTVDLDRTDKAILHILQDDARNVTTEAIGKQVGLAASTVANRLSTLEDEGVIEGYTPVIDYETAGFEHHMLLVGTILEDDREQTIECIATVDNVISVTELMADTDNVHIELITQTQDRAEEAVAELNELGIEISNTGVVVAESGQSFNHFGEQYTK